The following are encoded together in the Iodobacter fluviatilis genome:
- the glpK gene encoding glycerol kinase GlpK: MKEKYILALDQGTTSSRAILFNQAGDIISMAQKEFKQIYPQPGWVEHDALEIWVGQSTVAHEAITRANIDSAQLAGIGITNQRETTVVWNRETGLPVYNAIVWQDRRTAHYCDEIKAQGLEASIRSKTGLPVDAYFSGSKIKWILDNVEGARELANAGKLAFGTIDSWLIWNYTHGEVHVTDVSNASRTMLFNIQTLAWDKDLLELMDIPASMLPEVRSSSEIYGYTHESTLGSRVPLSGIAGDQQAALFGQQCTRPGMVKNTYGTGCFMMMNTGVTPIISNNNLITTIAWQIGGRVEYALEGSIFIGGAVVQWLRDGLGMISKSSEVNELAGQVSDSDGVYLVPAFAGLGAPHWNQDARGSLFGATLGTQSAHIARAALDSIAYQTADVLKAMEADAGISIPELRVDGGASVNPLLMQFQADILGTDVIRPKITETTALGAAYLAGLAVGYWKSIDDVQSQWQLDKRFSAEMPTEKAEQYLKGWHRAVEATKTWANHEAI, translated from the coding sequence GTGAAAGAAAAATACATTTTAGCGCTTGACCAAGGTACAACCAGTTCACGCGCAATTTTGTTTAATCAGGCAGGCGACATCATCTCGATGGCGCAAAAAGAATTCAAACAAATCTATCCCCAGCCGGGCTGGGTTGAACACGACGCACTTGAGATTTGGGTCGGTCAATCTACCGTGGCACACGAAGCCATTACCCGCGCCAATATTGATAGCGCTCAGCTGGCAGGTATCGGCATCACCAACCAACGCGAAACCACCGTGGTGTGGAATCGCGAAACTGGCCTGCCGGTATACAACGCCATTGTTTGGCAAGACCGCCGCACCGCGCATTATTGCGACGAGATCAAGGCCCAAGGCTTAGAAGCCTCCATCCGCAGCAAAACTGGCCTGCCGGTTGATGCTTATTTCTCTGGCAGCAAAATCAAGTGGATTCTAGATAATGTAGAAGGCGCACGCGAGCTGGCCAATGCGGGCAAGCTGGCGTTTGGCACGATAGATAGCTGGCTGATCTGGAACTACACCCACGGCGAAGTACACGTGACCGATGTATCGAATGCTTCCCGCACCATGCTATTTAACATCCAAACCCTAGCTTGGGATAAAGACCTATTGGAGTTGATGGATATCCCCGCCAGCATGCTGCCAGAAGTCCGCTCTTCCAGTGAAATTTACGGCTACACCCATGAATCCACACTAGGCAGCCGCGTGCCTTTATCTGGCATCGCAGGCGATCAACAAGCGGCGCTATTTGGTCAGCAATGCACCCGCCCCGGCATGGTTAAAAACACCTACGGTACGGGCTGCTTTATGATGATGAACACCGGTGTAACCCCGATTATTTCTAACAACAACCTAATCACCACCATCGCTTGGCAAATTGGCGGCCGTGTGGAATACGCATTAGAAGGCAGTATTTTTATTGGCGGCGCAGTGGTGCAATGGCTGCGTGACGGCCTTGGCATGATCAGCAAATCATCCGAAGTTAATGAACTGGCGGGCCAAGTCAGTGATAGCGATGGCGTGTATTTAGTACCTGCATTCGCGGGGCTTGGTGCGCCACATTGGAATCAAGACGCTCGCGGCTCTCTGTTTGGCGCAACACTGGGCACTCAATCCGCTCATATCGCGCGCGCTGCGCTAGATAGCATTGCCTACCAAACCGCTGACGTCCTGAAAGCAATGGAAGCCGATGCAGGCATTAGCATTCCAGAATTACGCGTCGACGGTGGTGCCAGCGTCAACCCACTGTTAATGCAATTTCAAGCCGACATTTTGGGCACAGACGTGATTCGCCCAAAAATCACCGAAACCACCGCACTAGGCGCGGCTTACCTAGCCGGCCTTGCCGTGGGTTACTGGAAAAGCATTGACGATGTACAAAGCCAGTGGCAATTAGACAAGCGTTTTAGCGCCGAAATGCCAACAGAAAAAGCCGAGCAATACCTAAAAGGCTGGCATCGCGCGGTTGAAGCAACCAAAACTTGGGCCAATCACGAAGCGATTTAA
- a CDS encoding MIP/aquaporin family protein: protein MTPLIAEFIGTALLVLLGNGVVANVLLNKTKGQNSGLIVIAFGWAMAVFIGVFSVAAISGAHLNPAVTIALAVAGKFAWNDVTGYIIAQMLGGMAGALVMWLMYRKHFESTEDSDLKLAVFCTGPAIRSLPGNLVSEIVATFVLVFAILSMVSPKMSLGAMDALPVALLVLGIGVSLGGTTGYAMSPARDLGPRIMHALLPISGKRNSDWGYAWVPVVGSITGAVLAALAHGIH from the coding sequence ATGACTCCATTAATTGCCGAGTTTATTGGCACCGCTCTACTCGTTTTATTAGGCAACGGCGTCGTGGCCAATGTACTACTGAATAAAACCAAAGGGCAAAACAGCGGCTTAATCGTGATTGCCTTTGGTTGGGCGATGGCCGTGTTTATTGGTGTATTTAGCGTTGCAGCCATTAGCGGCGCACACTTAAACCCAGCCGTAACGATTGCCTTAGCGGTAGCGGGCAAGTTTGCTTGGAACGATGTAACGGGTTATATCATCGCGCAAATGTTAGGCGGCATGGCCGGTGCATTGGTGATGTGGCTAATGTACCGCAAGCATTTTGAAAGCACCGAAGACAGCGATCTAAAACTAGCCGTATTTTGCACCGGCCCAGCCATTCGCAGCCTACCGGGTAATTTAGTTTCTGAAATCGTCGCGACATTTGTCTTGGTATTTGCGATTTTAAGCATGGTTTCACCAAAAATGTCCCTCGGTGCGATGGATGCCCTGCCCGTTGCCTTATTGGTACTGGGAATTGGTGTATCACTCGGCGGAACAACGGGCTATGCCATGAGCCCAGCCCGTGATTTAGGCCCACGTATCATGCACGCGCTACTGCCTATTTCCGGAAAAAGAAACAGCGACTGGGGCTACGCATGGGTGCCTGTAGTGGGCTCAATCACCGGTGCGGTACTTGCTGCACTGGCTCACGGTATTCACTAA
- the glpT gene encoding glycerol-3-phosphate transporter has protein sequence MFKFLKPAPHISRMDEEKIDSSYKRLRWQLFLGIFLGYAGYYLVRKNFSLAMPYLVEQGFSRGDLGVAMSGVAIAYGVSKFLMGAVSDRSNPRVFLCLGLLLSAAIFLFMGFVPWATSSVTIMFVLLFLNGWVQGMGWPPCGRTMVHWWSQKERGSVVSVWNCAHNVGGGMIGPLFILGMGWFNDWRSAFYVPAAAAIAIAVLVFVVMRDTPQSCGLPPVEEYKNDYPKDYNAEHEVELSAKEIFKKYILPNKLLWYIAFANVFVYLLRYGVLDWAPTYLKEAKQFSVDKSSWAYFLFEWAGIPGTLLCGWMSDKVFKGNRGATGLFFMGLVTVATIVYWLNPAGNPTVDMLALIAIGFFIYGPVMLIGLHALELAPKKAAGTAAGFTGLFGYLGGSVAASAVVGYTVDHFGWDGGFMLLIGSCVAAMVLLALTMLNDTPANKTKREEKMLKPTLASASA, from the coding sequence ATGTTTAAATTTTTAAAGCCCGCCCCCCATATCTCACGTATGGATGAAGAAAAAATCGATAGCAGCTATAAAAGGCTGCGCTGGCAACTCTTCCTCGGTATTTTTTTGGGTTACGCTGGTTATTACTTAGTACGTAAAAACTTCTCACTTGCCATGCCTTATTTAGTTGAGCAAGGGTTTTCTCGTGGCGATTTAGGCGTTGCCATGTCGGGCGTCGCCATTGCTTATGGAGTATCTAAATTCCTAATGGGTGCGGTTTCTGATCGCTCTAACCCCCGCGTCTTTTTATGCTTGGGCTTGCTCCTTTCTGCGGCTATTTTTCTATTTATGGGTTTTGTGCCGTGGGCTACGTCCAGCGTCACGATTATGTTTGTCCTGCTATTTTTGAATGGCTGGGTACAAGGCATGGGCTGGCCACCGTGTGGGCGCACGATGGTGCACTGGTGGAGCCAAAAAGAACGTGGCTCGGTTGTTTCGGTATGGAACTGCGCGCATAACGTGGGCGGCGGCATGATAGGCCCGCTGTTTATTTTAGGCATGGGCTGGTTCAACGATTGGCGCTCGGCATTTTATGTGCCTGCTGCTGCGGCCATCGCCATTGCCGTATTGGTTTTTGTGGTGATGCGTGATACGCCGCAATCCTGCGGCCTACCTCCGGTTGAAGAATATAAAAACGACTATCCAAAAGACTATAACGCTGAGCATGAAGTTGAGCTGAGCGCCAAAGAGATTTTTAAAAAATACATCCTGCCTAATAAACTGCTCTGGTATATCGCCTTTGCAAATGTATTTGTCTATTTACTTCGCTACGGCGTATTAGATTGGGCCCCAACTTACTTAAAAGAAGCCAAGCAGTTTTCAGTAGATAAATCATCATGGGCATATTTTCTGTTTGAATGGGCAGGCATTCCAGGTACGCTACTTTGCGGCTGGATGTCCGATAAAGTATTTAAAGGTAACCGCGGTGCAACTGGCCTGTTCTTTATGGGTTTAGTCACCGTAGCCACCATTGTTTACTGGCTAAACCCAGCGGGTAACCCAACAGTTGATATGCTCGCCCTGATTGCCATTGGCTTCTTTATCTATGGCCCAGTCATGCTCATTGGCCTGCATGCTTTAGAGCTAGCCCCCAAAAAAGCAGCGGGAACAGCCGCTGGATTCACCGGTCTATTTGGCTACCTTGGCGGATCGGTAGCAGCCAGCGCAGTAGTTGGCTACACAGTGGATCATTTTGGTTGGGATGGCGGCTTTATGCTGCTGATCGGCTCATGTGTCGCAGCCATGGTTTTACTGGCACTGACTATGTTGAACGACACACCCGCCAACAAAACCAAACGTGAAGAGAAAATGCTCAAACCAACATTGGCTAGCGCCAGCGCCTAA
- the rfaD gene encoding ADP-glyceromanno-heptose 6-epimerase, with the protein MAIVVTGAAGFIGSNIIKGLNARGETDIIAVDDLSLPDQFKNLVDCQISHYADKEDFIADLSDGHYDDEITAIFHQGACSDTMEHNGKYMMDNNYQYTLALFDWCQIEEVQFLYASSAATYGNGDHGFIETPDCEAPLNVYGYSKLLFDQVLRQRMNELTAQAVGFRYFNVYGPREQHKGRMASVAFHHFNQYKESGKVKLFGEYAGYANGGHTRDFISVEDVVKANLWFMDNPEICGIYNLGTGKSQPFNDVALAVVNTCRVHEGKAALTLEEMVTQGVLEYIEFPDALKGKYQSFTEADTTLLRESGYDEDFLTVAEGVGRYVGVLLHK; encoded by the coding sequence ATGGCGATTGTAGTCACCGGAGCCGCAGGATTTATTGGCTCAAATATTATTAAGGGTCTGAATGCTCGTGGTGAAACCGATATTATTGCGGTGGATGATTTAAGCCTGCCCGATCAATTTAAAAATTTAGTGGATTGCCAAATTAGCCACTATGCCGATAAAGAAGATTTTATTGCGGATTTAAGCGATGGCCATTATGACGACGAAATCACCGCTATTTTCCACCAAGGGGCGTGCTCGGACACAATGGAGCATAATGGCAAGTATATGATGGATAATAACTATCAATATACGCTAGCCTTGTTCGATTGGTGTCAGATTGAGGAAGTACAGTTTTTATACGCTTCTAGCGCAGCAACTTATGGTAATGGCGATCATGGCTTTATTGAAACGCCTGATTGCGAAGCGCCATTGAATGTATATGGTTATTCTAAATTGCTATTCGATCAAGTATTACGCCAGCGGATGAATGAGTTAACTGCGCAGGCTGTTGGTTTTAGATACTTCAATGTTTACGGTCCGCGTGAACAGCATAAAGGCCGTATGGCTTCGGTGGCGTTTCATCACTTTAATCAATATAAAGAGAGCGGTAAGGTTAAATTATTTGGCGAATACGCTGGTTATGCCAATGGTGGACACACCCGTGATTTTATTTCGGTTGAAGACGTGGTGAAAGCCAATTTATGGTTTATGGATAACCCAGAAATATGCGGCATTTATAATCTAGGTACAGGTAAATCCCAGCCATTTAATGATGTGGCATTGGCGGTGGTGAATACTTGTCGTGTGCATGAAGGTAAAGCAGCTTTAACTTTAGAAGAAATGGTGACCCAGGGCGTGCTGGAATATATCGAATTTCCTGATGCTTTAAAGGGTAAGTACCAGAGTTTTACTGAGGCGGACACCACGCTATTGAGGGAGTCTGGCTACGATGAAGATTTCTTAACGGTAGCAGAAGGTGTAGGCCGTTATGTGGGCGTTTTACTGCATAAGTAG
- a CDS encoding glycoside hydrolase family 9 protein: MGGEERRDVHGGWYDASGDCSKYLSHLSYANFMNPQQTPQVVWNLIDGHAQLPQQSKWFNERIVDEALHGADYLLRMQDPLGYFYMTVFDQWSKDENRRDICEYKTQTGEKFDSYQAAFRQGGGMAIAALARASALHRDGEFTREQYLQAAELGFYHLEQHNIEYLSDGTENIIDDYCALLAACELLSESGSASYADAAARRVLNLLERQTVEGWFKADAIGERSYFHAAEAGLPYIALMRFIEVVPSSPLVGRIREALRLAYQFEFAITFNSVNNPFGYPRQFVKQGNIGQAQFFIPHDNGTGYWWQGENARLGSIAAAAARAQRVFFTELPLVTQLAQYEQACLDWILGANPFDACMLQGWGRNNPRYEVGFYNAPGGVCNGITSGLDDQSDIDFKTSELATMANSWRWTEQWMPHGAWLFLALSTRIGKD; encoded by the coding sequence GTGGGGGGGGAAGAGCGCCGTGATGTGCATGGAGGCTGGTACGACGCTTCGGGCGACTGCTCTAAATATTTAAGCCATTTGTCTTACGCTAACTTTATGAATCCACAGCAAACGCCGCAGGTGGTGTGGAATTTGATTGATGGTCACGCACAATTACCGCAGCAATCCAAATGGTTTAACGAAAGAATCGTCGATGAGGCGCTGCACGGCGCAGATTACCTGCTGCGTATGCAAGACCCCTTAGGCTATTTCTATATGACGGTGTTTGATCAGTGGTCTAAAGACGAAAATCGCCGTGATATTTGCGAGTATAAAACGCAAACAGGCGAGAAGTTTGATAGTTACCAAGCTGCATTTCGCCAAGGTGGTGGCATGGCGATTGCGGCGCTAGCGCGGGCTTCTGCGCTGCACCGCGACGGTGAATTTACCCGTGAGCAATATCTGCAAGCCGCCGAGTTGGGCTTTTACCATCTTGAGCAGCACAATATCGAGTACTTAAGTGATGGCACAGAAAATATAATTGACGATTACTGCGCCTTGCTTGCTGCTTGCGAGTTACTGTCTGAAAGCGGCAGCGCTAGCTACGCAGACGCCGCTGCACGGCGGGTTTTAAATCTGTTGGAACGACAAACGGTAGAAGGATGGTTTAAAGCCGATGCAATTGGCGAGCGTAGCTACTTTCATGCCGCCGAAGCGGGGCTGCCTTATATTGCCTTGATGCGTTTTATCGAAGTCGTTCCATCTTCGCCCTTAGTTGGGCGCATTAGAGAAGCACTACGGTTGGCTTACCAGTTTGAGTTCGCTATTACCTTTAACAGCGTGAATAACCCTTTTGGCTATCCACGGCAATTTGTAAAACAAGGGAATATTGGACAAGCGCAGTTTTTTATTCCACACGATAATGGTACAGGTTATTGGTGGCAAGGTGAGAATGCCCGTTTAGGCTCGATTGCTGCTGCGGCAGCAAGGGCGCAGCGTGTATTTTTTACAGAATTGCCCCTAGTCACACAATTGGCGCAATACGAGCAAGCTTGTTTGGATTGGATCTTAGGAGCAAACCCCTTTGATGCCTGCATGCTGCAGGGCTGGGGGCGTAATAATCCACGTTACGAAGTGGGCTTTTATAATGCGCCAGGCGGCGTATGTAATGGCATTACCAGTGGATTAGATGATCAAAGCGACATTGATTTTAAAACATCAGAGCTTGCCACCATGGCAAATAGCTGGCGCTGGACAGAACAATGGATGCCGCATGGGGCATGGCTATTCTTGGCGTTGAGTACACGAATTGGCAAAGATTAA
- a CDS encoding cellulase N-terminal Ig-like domain-containing protein, whose translation MKILLNHLGFELVGQKKAIIDAPADLIARRFSIYLAGSRELAFAGELQKSGGVDNWGAGTWHYWIADFSELAVEGEYFLLIDEISPPFVSAMFAIAKRLFSEQILSDLVHYIKGQRCTGLYDQADKNRPKWGGKSAVMCMEAGTTLRATALNI comes from the coding sequence ATGAAAATACTTTTAAACCATCTTGGTTTTGAATTGGTAGGGCAAAAAAAAGCCATTATTGATGCGCCTGCTGATTTAATAGCTCGCCGTTTCAGTATCTACCTTGCTGGATCGCGCGAGCTGGCGTTTGCTGGGGAATTACAAAAAAGCGGTGGGGTGGATAATTGGGGAGCAGGAACTTGGCACTATTGGATTGCCGATTTTTCTGAATTAGCCGTTGAAGGTGAGTACTTTCTACTTATTGATGAGATCAGCCCGCCATTCGTGTCCGCCATGTTTGCCATAGCAAAGCGCCTATTTTCTGAGCAGATTCTGTCTGATCTTGTGCATTACATCAAAGGCCAGCGCTGCACGGGCCTGTATGATCAGGCCGATAAAAACCGCCCAAAGTGGGGGGGGAAGAGCGCCGTGATGTGCATGGAGGCTGGTACGACGCTTCGGGCGACTGCTCTAAATATTTAA
- the ung gene encoding uracil-DNA glycosylase, which translates to MMRLPDKWQDLAGEVLVSAKWQQLNAFLAAELAAEKTVYPPRPLWFAALNSVAPEDVKVVILGQDPYHGAGEAHGLSFSVPIGVKTPPSLVNIFKEIARDLGHSPPQHGNLESWAQQGVLLLNCVLTVEADQAASHAKQGWESLSDALIKSLAKRYPHLVFMLWGAYAQKKQALIDSSQHCILCSAHPSPLSVYRGFIGNGHFSAANQYLIAQGKSAIDWEIKN; encoded by the coding sequence ATGATGCGTTTGCCGGATAAATGGCAGGATTTGGCGGGTGAGGTGTTGGTCAGTGCTAAATGGCAGCAGCTGAATGCGTTTTTAGCGGCAGAGCTTGCTGCCGAAAAAACCGTCTATCCACCGCGGCCTCTTTGGTTTGCGGCGCTCAATAGCGTCGCGCCTGAGGACGTTAAAGTAGTGATCTTGGGGCAAGATCCTTATCACGGCGCTGGGGAGGCGCATGGTTTGAGTTTTTCGGTGCCTATTGGTGTAAAAACGCCACCATCTTTAGTCAATATTTTTAAAGAAATTGCGCGAGATTTGGGGCACAGCCCACCACAGCATGGCAACCTAGAAAGCTGGGCGCAGCAGGGTGTTTTGCTCTTGAACTGTGTATTAACGGTGGAGGCGGATCAAGCCGCATCGCATGCGAAGCAGGGCTGGGAAAGTTTAAGCGATGCATTGATCAAATCGCTGGCCAAACGCTACCCGCATTTGGTGTTTATGCTATGGGGTGCTTACGCACAAAAAAAACAAGCGCTCATCGATAGTAGCCAGCATTGCATCTTATGCTCCGCCCACCCATCGCCACTATCGGTATATCGAGGGTTTATTGGTAATGGGCATTTCTCTGCGGCTAATCAGTATTTAATCGCGCAGGGTAAAAGTGCGATTGATTGGGAAATAAAAAATTAA
- a CDS encoding PilZ domain-containing protein — MSQLPIPDGVHFFAHLPLAWHATLQQSTFEATRYLAVLAEFEASSDERNHAQEALHAKLDLMLLWTAKHLSQDLPPAKDAVIALETISWLDATALPMGAHGALTLSLSRIFPFSLQLPAEIISCAVSGQGYAITARLQLKEEALRDWFERTVFRNHRRIVHSERGAAA; from the coding sequence ATGAGTCAGCTTCCTATTCCTGATGGCGTACATTTTTTTGCTCACTTGCCGCTAGCTTGGCATGCCACTTTGCAGCAAAGCACATTTGAGGCCACTCGCTATCTGGCCGTGCTGGCTGAGTTTGAAGCCAGCAGCGACGAGCGTAATCATGCTCAAGAGGCGTTACATGCCAAGCTGGATTTGATGTTGCTTTGGACTGCCAAGCACCTAAGCCAAGATTTGCCTCCGGCTAAAGACGCTGTTATTGCTTTGGAAACGATTTCTTGGCTGGATGCAACGGCTTTGCCGATGGGCGCTCATGGCGCGCTGACGCTAAGCCTTTCGCGTATCTTTCCTTTTTCCCTGCAATTACCTGCTGAAATTATTTCATGTGCAGTGAGTGGGCAAGGCTATGCCATCACTGCTCGCTTGCAGTTAAAAGAAGAAGCCTTGCGCGATTGGTTTGAGCGCACCGTCTTTAGAAATCACCGTCGCATCGTGCATTCGGAACGCGGAGCCGCCGCATGA
- a CDS encoding carbonic anhydrase, whose amino-acid sequence MRHFALFLCLIFSSAQGNEPSHAAPSKAESKPSHEPPKTSHEAVAKEAPKASAAEPPAREILTPPVHAAPPLGRHGIPNPSVSHAPKKRSSHAPAHGTAHASSRHAGGHWAYEGSTGPENWGGMSPSFSLCKEGREQSPINITTSYAQEMEKIKFNYGMTKITVVNNGHTIQLNIDPGSFIEALGTKYQLLQFHFHTPSEEAIGGIRYPMVAHLVHKSEDGKLAVVAALIQQGGQDNPLVEALWDKMPSEHNETRTFDKLTYSPAALLPLDQSFYTFMGSLTTPPCSEGVRWLVMKNPLSISARQIARFRKEFPMNARPIQSINARNVMEGM is encoded by the coding sequence ATGCGCCACTTCGCACTGTTTTTGTGTTTGATCTTTTCTTCCGCTCAGGGCAATGAGCCTAGCCACGCCGCGCCAAGCAAAGCAGAGAGTAAGCCTAGTCATGAGCCCCCCAAAACCAGCCATGAAGCAGTGGCTAAAGAAGCACCAAAGGCCAGCGCTGCAGAGCCGCCAGCCCGCGAAATACTTACCCCCCCCGTTCACGCAGCTCCCCCACTAGGTAGGCATGGTATCCCCAATCCAAGCGTTAGCCATGCCCCAAAAAAACGATCAAGCCATGCCCCCGCTCATGGTACGGCCCATGCATCATCGCGGCATGCAGGCGGGCACTGGGCCTATGAAGGAAGTACAGGACCAGAAAACTGGGGAGGGATGAGCCCCTCTTTTTCCCTATGTAAAGAAGGTCGTGAGCAATCCCCTATTAATATTACGACCAGCTATGCGCAAGAAATGGAGAAGATAAAATTCAACTATGGCATGACTAAGATTACGGTGGTTAACAACGGCCACACCATCCAGCTAAACATTGATCCAGGTAGTTTTATTGAAGCCCTAGGGACTAAATATCAACTCTTACAGTTCCACTTTCATACCCCTAGTGAAGAAGCAATCGGTGGGATTCGCTACCCGATGGTCGCCCACTTGGTACACAAAAGTGAAGACGGCAAGCTTGCCGTAGTCGCTGCGCTGATTCAGCAAGGCGGGCAAGACAATCCTTTAGTCGAAGCGCTGTGGGACAAAATGCCAAGCGAGCATAATGAGACCCGCACATTTGATAAGCTTACTTATAGCCCCGCTGCATTGCTGCCCCTCGATCAATCTTTTTATACTTTTATGGGTTCACTCACCACCCCGCCTTGCTCTGAAGGTGTACGCTGGCTAGTGATGAAAAACCCTTTGAGTATTTCAGCCCGTCAAATTGCCCGATTTAGAAAAGAATTCCCAATGAACGCCCGCCCAATTCAATCGATTAATGCTCGAAATGTGATGGAAGGAATGTAG
- a CDS encoding TrmH family RNA methyltransferase — translation MLLISSRQNSFFKTLLKLATSRKERRKTRQTLLDGTHLLLALADVGGQLEKIIVTPAALESPEVQSLLQRFAVAQIVLDEALFAELSDLPSTTGIMGLYAIPVAMAARKEGFCLLLDGVQDPGNVGTILRTAAAFGVDQVLLADECADIWSPKVLRAGMGAHFVLDMLEHIALPAFAADFNGAVAVTVLEQAVPPYTVHLAQNLALVLGSEGAGVSAAMQEVANLRLTIPMEGQIESLNVAAAAAILCYERQRQVSLA, via the coding sequence ATGCTTCTTATTTCTTCACGTCAAAATTCCTTTTTTAAAACGCTTTTAAAACTGGCTACAAGCCGCAAAGAGCGGCGTAAAACCCGACAAACCCTGTTGGATGGCACTCATTTATTGTTGGCATTGGCTGATGTGGGAGGTCAGCTTGAAAAAATTATTGTAACCCCCGCTGCCTTAGAAAGCCCTGAAGTGCAATCCTTATTGCAACGGTTTGCTGTGGCGCAAATCGTGTTAGATGAAGCCTTGTTTGCCGAATTAAGTGATTTACCCAGCACCACAGGTATTATGGGGCTATATGCCATTCCTGTAGCAATGGCCGCAAGGAAAGAGGGCTTTTGCCTGTTGCTAGATGGCGTGCAAGATCCAGGTAATGTGGGCACCATCTTGCGTACCGCGGCCGCCTTTGGCGTAGATCAAGTGCTGCTTGCGGATGAATGTGCGGATATTTGGTCGCCCAAAGTATTGCGTGCAGGCATGGGGGCGCATTTTGTTTTGGATATGCTTGAGCACATTGCCTTGCCTGCCTTTGCCGCTGATTTTAACGGCGCGGTCGCGGTAACGGTGCTCGAGCAGGCTGTGCCGCCTTACACTGTTCATCTTGCACAAAATTTAGCCTTGGTGCTTGGTTCAGAAGGGGCTGGGGTTTCAGCTGCCATGCAGGAGGTCGCCAACTTACGCCTAACCATCCCAATGGAGGGGCAAATTGAGTCGCTTAATGTGGCTGCTGCTGCTGCGATCCTTTGCTACGAGCGGCAAAGGCAGGTAAGCCTAGCTTAA